Within the Kluyveromyces lactis strain NRRL Y-1140 chromosome A complete sequence genome, the region TTGTTAAATTCACTATCTGGATAGTTTTCCCACATACTCTTCGATACTTCTGAGAACTTACCCAATGGAATTAAATGTTTCCAGAACTTTAAATCTGCATCCACATTGACATCTATGTCGTCTGTTCCACATAATTGCAAAAGTAACGAGAAGATTTGGATGTTATCAAAAGGTTTGATGTATTGATCATTCAAATTCGACCGTAAATCAGCGAAAAAGGGTCCTTTCCCCAAGAACAAGGATCTCATATCAGGATGATCTTTGCGGAATCCATGTGTACCGAATCTTTTCGGTAACTTATCGTACTTGGACTGTCTCACTATTTGATACCCAGGCTCACAAGTGATAAGCAATTGCGGAATGCGCTCATGTATAATTTCGTTAGACACATCTGGGAAAATATCCGTAGATCGTACAAGTTCACATTGTTCAGGAATGTGAGGATCTAATTGTTTGTATGCCGTTTCCATATCTTCCTGATTAGTATATATCAGAGTATTTGCATCATCGTACAATTTAACGATCGCTGGAATTGTGCTCAAATCACCAAATAACGTCTCCCATACGtaaacattttctttgaggATGGTACTCATCCCGTGGTCACTTATTACCAAGATGTTTACGTTTTCATCCACGTCAGCAAACAGCTGTTCCAAAAAATCATCcacttctttcaatacctTAGAATGACCGGAATCAATTAAGTTCCCATATTTGTGCCCCATGGTGTCAACAACAGGTACATAAGCAAATGTTAAAGTAGTAGATTCATTTTGTAATGCTGTTCTGATAGTGTTTAATTTATCATTTAAGGGTTCGTCGATATTGAAACTATCCACTATGGTCGGATTTCTCAATGGATCACTGTGTATCTGTTCACTACCGGGCCACATGTGCGTGTGAGTATTTAAATGAATTTCGTTCGTAAAGAACCATAAAGGATACGATTGATTCCAGAAGGTGTTCATACGCGATGAGATATCGTTTATCTGAAATTCCACATCATTCTTACTATCCCAAAACCTGTTTGCGATGATACCATGATGATGGGGAAACTGCCCAGTAATCATTGTCCAATGGTTTGGGAAAGTTTGCGATGGGAATGAGGGAATCATATACGGAGCCACTAACGTGTCGTTAATCTGGTTCGAAGGTGTGAATAACTGATTTAAGAAGGGAGTTCTTAACTCACTGATGTACCCCGGATGGAACCCATCTAAAGAGATGACCAATGTCTTAAAAGATGTTGAGCCTGGTTCCAACTTAGCAGCAGAATGCGttaatttcttctgtttATGCTTAAGCGATGATATAACCAGTATCGAAAGGAGTAACGTAGCTATTATGGAAAGCACAAACGTTATCCATTTCCAAATGtatgttttctttttcgcTCTAACAACCCCGATGTTGTCAAATATATGGTCAttatcatcgtcatcttgCAGTTCTGTACCATTCCAGGTTTGCAATTCGATGCCAGTATTGAATGGCGTTACGTAGTaccatttcttcaaataatttTTGGAACGATTCACGTATGATTTCAGTCGTTGAGACCAAGTAGGGgaatccaagaaatctaACGGATCTTCCAAATCCGAAAACTCCAATTCGAATTCAGAATCAGCTGTTGGCATTTTTGAACAGCGAATAGATCTACAGACAACGCCAGCTATCAAGAGGATATGTTCAGCATCTTCTAAGTCGCTGGGAAATTTTGTATGGTAAGTTTTAAAAACGGCTTTGCTTGTGTAGAAATAAGATAGTGATacaaaaataataaaagatACTACAGAAAACGAAAAGAGATGGAAAAGAGTCCGAGATAAAACGATTCTAGTGGGAACACTGGAATGGGGATTGATACAATCATACCATTTAGTTAGCCAATAATCAAACAGTATCCCTTCATTcttgtttcattttttaTTATGTATAcatatttgtttttttttggattgAGATGAGGCAGTCGAGGAGAAGGGGGATTAGTTGAAAGCTTCTGGTACTAGTTTATTAGGTTTCGTTCAAGCCATAACCGGTTTCTCATTAGTATAATGTGTGCAGTAATGGTTTCATGAAGA harbors:
- the NPP2 gene encoding nucleotide diphosphatase/phosphodiesterase NPP2 (some similarities with uniprot|P25353 Saccharomyces cerevisiae YCR026C NPP1), whose protein sequence is MPTADSEFELEFSDLEDPLDFLDSPTWSQRLKSYVNRSKNYLKKWYYVTPFNTGIELQTWNGTELQDDDDNDHIFDNIGVVRAKKKTYIWKWITFVLSIIATLLLSILVISSLKHKQKKLTHSAAKLEPGSTSFKTLVISLDGFHPGYISELRTPFLNQLFTPSNQINDTLVAPYMIPSFPSQTFPNHWTMITGQFPHHHGIIANRFWDSKNDVEFQINDISSRMNTFWNQSYPLWFFTNEIHLNTHTHMWPGSEQIHSDPLRNPTIVDSFNIDEPLNDKLNTIRTALQNESTTLTFAYVPVVDTMGHKYGNLIDSGHSKVLKEVDDFLEQLFADVDENVNILVISDHGMSTILKENVYVWETLFGDLSTIPAIVKLYDDANTLIYTNQEDMETAYKQLDPHIPEQCELVRSTDIFPDVSNEIIHERIPQLLITCEPGYQIVRQSKYDKLPKRFGTHGFRKDHPDMRSLFLGKGPFFADLRSNLNDQYIKPFDNIQIFSLLLQLCGTDDIDVNVDADLKFWKHLIPLGKFSEVSKSMWENYPDSEFNKLWNNYIEETISEKPSATTSSIATSTISPTSSTIHDSTPTSERHPSLGEIIDEVEDTINDILHKIWPSNDKGND